The following are encoded in a window of Paramormyrops kingsleyae isolate MSU_618 chromosome 12, PKINGS_0.4, whole genome shotgun sequence genomic DNA:
- the haus6 gene encoding HAUS augmin-like complex subunit 6 yields the protein MANLQENSKYLWWALLCLEFKPEAAVASAGISKPNVRHVNLGMNMFEKPNKDAFYIVTYFLFEKLNPGRAHELFRYCWPVLDRKADAEFRKVTFAWLRDIAAEYGNAFPKVVASLFLSPGGPKFISLMFHLAKHVMLQEMKSFSTDGWVPESVATEAQSLEMAVKRFQLVKRRFLQAAVEQDCVIQSYQRKARTLVKSLRDLRAEEAKYDYLLKMYEQEDEQPKNILSEKIIKVRSLWTSVNKILSSLEKERAVVDSVVKGDVDQYVLDGTDRVLKIPRCLLEQIENSCQMSSAGNVYEAGQLNVLRLLELLREALVLLEQECAQLGDAAPEFDLQHLEEQASLLGRALDALRLTGRKVTKEEIPEAKGFIQNMQESWDRKWAESLGRTPLELFLTEDPALKFLSPMAPLSFEPVIEAGLTSCIFSQYPAMLPDELPTQKPASHGPTSAGNVGTKDLAPESSSATAPANKSVARTESSRPSTPCKPTSRCSTPCCNPSPASTQTSVPKHGSVRIPRPRVTGAKKKAMILDQECDNLADQFAAAVTGSSVDNGIRSLDLEDLLGTLSDPFSTRKQLPRTPESLISEVKSSWKRALEESEAEKARLSGRFADCTGRSSPPSHEAPQAACPSLTESLLGAAVVQTPEAPVHRATESLNSTLPLDTDSAVTAYSQADDSDVVVQFGIVGETMPDLLGDESLCSSNGSLEDDCEELAFPQLFPNLVDFEGDLRPACDRLSKIREAYSNMSYQDDGQTLELHEESPEEADWKAGDKVFSLDFDALESPSPSKGRCSLPKLVTFSPLDDF from the exons ATGGCTAACCTTCAAGAAAACTCCAAGTATTTGTGGTGGGCTCTTTTGTGTCTTGAGTTCAAACCCGAAGCTGCTGTAGCTTCCGCGGGGATTAGCAAACCTAATGTCCGTCACGTCAACTTGGGGAT GAATATGTTTGAAAAGCCGAACAAGGACGCCTTCTACATTGTcacttactttttatttgaaaaacttAATCCAGGCCGTGCTCACGAGTTATTCCG GTATTGTTGGCCGGTCTTGGACCGTAAGGCAGATGCTGAATTTCGGAAGGTGACCTTCGCTTGGCTCCGCGATATAGCG GCGGAGTACGGGAATGCTTTCCCTAAAGTCGTGGCGTCCTTGTTCCTTTCCCCAGGAGGACCAAAGTTCATCAGTCTGATGTTTCACTTGGCCAAGCACGTCATGCTGCAGGAAATGAAGTCCTTTTCTACAG acGGGTGGGTCCCTGAATCGGTGGCGACTGAAGCTCAGTCTCTGGAAATGGCGGTGAAGAGGTTTCAGCTGGTGAAGAGAAGGTTTCTCCAGGCGGCTGTGGAGCAGGACTGTGTCATTCAGAGCTACCAGCGCAAAGCACG GACTCTTGTGAAATCCCTAAGAGATCTGAGAGCCGAAGAAGCGAAATATGACTACTTACTGAA GATGTATGAACAGGAAGACGAACAGCCGAAAAATATTCTAAGTGAGAAGATTATAAAG GTTAGGTCTTTGTGGACAAGTGTTAACAAGATCCTATCCAGCCTGGAGAAGGAGAGGGCAGTTGTGGACAGTGTGGTCAAAGGAGATGTTGATCAGTATGTTCTGGATGGGACCGATCGTGTCCTTAAAATCCCAAGATGTCTGCTGGAGCAGATTGAGAATTCATGTCAGATG TCAAGTGCAGGGAATGTGTACGAAGCAGGCCAGCTCAACGTTCTCCGTTTGCTGGAGCTGCTACGGGAGGCCCTGGTGCTCTTGGAGCAGGAATGTGCACAGCTGGGAGATGCTGCcccagagttcgacctacagcACTTGGAGGAGCAGGCCTCGCTCCTAGGCCGAGCCTTGGACGCCCTGCGCCTCACGGG GCGGAAAGTAACTAAGGAGGAGATCCCAGAAGCAAAGGGATTCATTCAGAATATGCAGGAGTCGTGGGATAGAAAGTGGGCTGAGAGCCTTGGTCGGACACCCCTGGAGTTGTTTCTCACTGAGGACCCT GCTTTGAAGTTCCTATCGCCAATGGCCCCTCTGTCCTTTGAGCCAGTGATTGAAGCCGGCTTGACATCCTGCATCTTCTCGCAGTACCCAGCAATGCTTCCTG ATGAATTGCCTACGCAAAAGCCAGCCAGTCATGGTCCTACTTCTGCAGGGAACGTGGGCACGAAGGATCTCGCTCCTGAAAG CTCTTCTGCCACCGCGCCAGCAAACAAGTCAGTGGCTCGTACAGAATCTTCGAGACCGTCAACCCCCTGCAAGCCAACTTCTAGGTGTTCCACGCCTTGCTGTAATCCTTCGCCAGCTTCTACGCAG ACTAGTGTGCCGAAGCATGGCAGTGTGAGGATACCAAGGCCCCGGGTCACTGGTGCTAAGAAAAAGGCCATGATTCTGGATCAGGAATGTGACAACCTTGCTGACCAG TTTGCAGCAGCTGTCACTGGTAGCTCTGTGGATAATGGCATCAGGAGCCTGGATCTGGAGGACCTGCTCGGCACCCTTTCGGATCCCTTCTCCACACGGAAGCAGCTGCCTCGCACCCCAGAGAGCCTCA TCTCTGAAGTGAAGAGCTCCTGGAAAAGGGCATTGGAGGAGAGCGAAGCGGAGAAGGCCCGTCTCTCTGGGAGGTTTGCGGACTGCACAGGAAGGAGCTCCCCTCCCAGCCATGAAGCTCCGCAGGCTGCTTGTCCGAGCCTAACTGAATCCCTTCTTGGTGCAGCGGTGGTGCAGACACCGGAAGCTCCCGTTCATCGGGCCACAGAGTCCTTGAATTCCACTTTGCCCTTGGACACTGACTCCGCGGTGACTGCCTACTCCCAGGCTGACGACAGCGATGTCGTCGTCCAGTTTGGGATTGTCGGAGAGACCATGCCTGACCTGCTGGGTGACGAGAGCCTCTGCTCTAGCAATGGATCCCTGGAGGACGACTGTGAAGAACTAGCTTTCCCTCAGCTGTTTCCGAACCTCGTTGATTTTGAGGGGGATCTGCGGCCTGCTTGCGACAGGCTCAGCAAGATCCGAGAAGCCTACAGCAACATGTCTTACCAGGACGACGGGCAGACTCTAGAGCTACACGAGGAGAGTCCAGAGGAGGCAGACTGGAAAGCTGGAGATAAGGTCTTCTCCCTAGATTTTGATGCACTGGAGAGTCCGTCTCCCAGCAAAGGTCGGTGTAGCCTTCCCAAGCTGGTCACATTCTCTCCTTTGGATGATTTTTAG
- the plin2 gene encoding perilipin-2 isoform X1: MASMEVVPSQSVVTRVVSLPLVSSTYDLVSNVYCNTKDNHPYLRSVCEVAEMGVKTITSVAMSSAMPFIGKLEPQLAIANDLACKGLDKIEKSLPILHQPSEQIVASAKNAVTGAKEAVAVTVGGAKDGVSHTLTGVMDKTKGAVQDSMEKTKAMVSGGVDTVMSSHVAHLLSTGVDAALSKSETLVDQYLPLTEEELEKEAKMVKGFDANPQKSSYYVRLGSLSVKLRKRAYHQAIEKVRDTKQRSQESISQLHNTVDLIEYARKNVDDANLKLHQKFNSWVEWKSDGQSEGGQTEAEHIESRTLTIARNLSHQLQTTCLTLVSSLQGLPQNVQNQALSVARSASEVYDHFSKTSTLRDVSDNVLASSKSKLGKMKDSLDGIMDYLVNNTPLNWLVPDIIITDLSSESDENEDQGVTNDLINAQSLQSITSMRN; this comes from the exons ATGGCGTCGATGGAAGTTGTTCCGAGTCAG AGTGTGGTAACCAGGGTGGTCAGCCTTCCTTTGGTGAGCTCCACCTATGATTTGGTGTCCAATGTGTACTGCAACACAAAGGACAATCACCCATACCTCCGATCTGTGTGTGAGGTGGCTGAGATGGGGGTGAAGACTATCACGTCTGTGGCTATGTCCAGTGCCATGCCCTTCATTGGCAAGCTGGAACCCCAGC TTGCCATTGCAAATGACCTTGCGTGTAAAGGCCTGGACAAGATTGAGAAGTCCTTGCCAATCCTTCATCAGCCATCAGAGCAG attgTTGCCAGTGCTAAGAATGCAGTGACTGGAGCCAAAGAGGCAGTGGCGGTCACTGTAGGTGGAGCCAAAGATGGTGTGTCCCACACTCTCACTGGGGTCATGGACAAAACCAAAGGGGCTGTACAGGACAGCATGGAGAAGACTAAGGCCATGGTCAGTGGTGGTGTCGACACGGTGATGAGCAGCCATGTGGCTCACCTGCTGAGCACAGGAGTCGACGCAGCACTCAGCAAGTCCGAAACCCTGGTGGACCAATATCTTCCACTGACTGAGGAGGAGTTGG AAAAGGAAGCTAAAATGGTGAAAGGGTTTGATGCAAACCCCCAGAAGTCCAGCTATTACGTACGACTTGGGTCACTTTCTGTCAAGCTGCGCAAGAGGGCCTACCATCAGGCCATAGAAAAGGTGCGAGATACTAAACAGAGAAGTCAGGAGTCTATCTCGCAGCTACATAATACTGTGGATCTG ATTGAATATGCGCGAAAGAATGTGGATGATGCTAACCTGAAGCTACATCAGAAGTTCAACTCTTGGGTTGAATGGAAGTCAGATGGGCAGAGCGAGGGAGGCCAGACTGAAGCAGAG caCATTGAGTCTCGCACCCTGACCATTGCCCGGAACTTGAGCCACCAGCTGCAGACCACTTGCCTCACCCTGGTTTCCAGTCTTCAGGGCCTCCCCCAGAATGTGCAGAACCAGGCGCTGTCTGTGGCACGCTCTGCCTCTGAGGTCTATGACCACTTCAGCAAGACCTCCACCCTTCGGGATGTCTCTGACAACGTGCTGGCCAGTAGCAAGTCGAAGCTGGGCAAAATGAAGGACTCCCTGGATGGTATCATGGACTATCTGGTCAACAACACGCCCCTCAACTGGCTG GTTCCTGATATAATCATCACAGACCTTTCCTCTGAATCTGATGAAAATGAAGACCAAGGAGTGACTAATGACCTTATCAATGCACAAAGCCTCCAGTCCATCACGAGTATGCGGAATTGA
- the plin2 gene encoding perilipin-2 isoform X3: MASMEVVPSQSVVTRVVSLPLVSSTYDLVSNVYCNTKDNHPYLRSVCEVAEMGVKTITSVAMSSAMPFIGKLEPQLAIANDLACKGLDKIEKSLPILHQPSEQIVASAKNAVTGAKEAVAVTVGGAKDGVSHTLTGVMDKTKGAVQDSMEKTKAMVSGGVDTVMSSHVAHLLSTGVDAALSKSETLVDQYLPLTEEELEKEAKMVKGFDANPQKSSYYVRLGSLSVKLRKRAYHQAIEKIEYARKNVDDANLKLHQKFNSWVEWKSDGQSEGGQTEAEHIESRTLTIARNLSHQLQTTCLTLVSSLQGLPQNVQNQALSVARSASEVYDHFSKTSTLRDVSDNVLASSKSKLGKMKDSLDGIMDYLVNNTPLNWLVPDIIITDLSSESDENEDQGVTNDLINAQSLQSITSMRN; this comes from the exons ATGGCGTCGATGGAAGTTGTTCCGAGTCAG AGTGTGGTAACCAGGGTGGTCAGCCTTCCTTTGGTGAGCTCCACCTATGATTTGGTGTCCAATGTGTACTGCAACACAAAGGACAATCACCCATACCTCCGATCTGTGTGTGAGGTGGCTGAGATGGGGGTGAAGACTATCACGTCTGTGGCTATGTCCAGTGCCATGCCCTTCATTGGCAAGCTGGAACCCCAGC TTGCCATTGCAAATGACCTTGCGTGTAAAGGCCTGGACAAGATTGAGAAGTCCTTGCCAATCCTTCATCAGCCATCAGAGCAG attgTTGCCAGTGCTAAGAATGCAGTGACTGGAGCCAAAGAGGCAGTGGCGGTCACTGTAGGTGGAGCCAAAGATGGTGTGTCCCACACTCTCACTGGGGTCATGGACAAAACCAAAGGGGCTGTACAGGACAGCATGGAGAAGACTAAGGCCATGGTCAGTGGTGGTGTCGACACGGTGATGAGCAGCCATGTGGCTCACCTGCTGAGCACAGGAGTCGACGCAGCACTCAGCAAGTCCGAAACCCTGGTGGACCAATATCTTCCACTGACTGAGGAGGAGTTGG AAAAGGAAGCTAAAATGGTGAAAGGGTTTGATGCAAACCCCCAGAAGTCCAGCTATTACGTACGACTTGGGTCACTTTCTGTCAAGCTGCGCAAGAGGGCCTACCATCAGGCCATAGAAAAG ATTGAATATGCGCGAAAGAATGTGGATGATGCTAACCTGAAGCTACATCAGAAGTTCAACTCTTGGGTTGAATGGAAGTCAGATGGGCAGAGCGAGGGAGGCCAGACTGAAGCAGAG caCATTGAGTCTCGCACCCTGACCATTGCCCGGAACTTGAGCCACCAGCTGCAGACCACTTGCCTCACCCTGGTTTCCAGTCTTCAGGGCCTCCCCCAGAATGTGCAGAACCAGGCGCTGTCTGTGGCACGCTCTGCCTCTGAGGTCTATGACCACTTCAGCAAGACCTCCACCCTTCGGGATGTCTCTGACAACGTGCTGGCCAGTAGCAAGTCGAAGCTGGGCAAAATGAAGGACTCCCTGGATGGTATCATGGACTATCTGGTCAACAACACGCCCCTCAACTGGCTG GTTCCTGATATAATCATCACAGACCTTTCCTCTGAATCTGATGAAAATGAAGACCAAGGAGTGACTAATGACCTTATCAATGCACAAAGCCTCCAGTCCATCACGAGTATGCGGAATTGA
- the plin2 gene encoding perilipin-2 isoform X2, which translates to MASMEVVPSQSVVTRVVSLPLVSSTYDLVSNVYCNTKDNHPYLRSVCEVAEMGVKTITSVAMSSAMPFIGKLEPQLAIANDLACKGLDKIEKSLPILHQPSEQIVASAKNAVTGAKEAVAVTVGGAKDGVSHTLTGVMDKTKGAVQDSMEKTKAMVSGGVDTVMSSHVAHLLSTGVDAALSKSETLVDQYLPLTEEELEKEAKMVKGFDANPQKSSYYVRLGSLSVKLRKRAYHQAIEKVRDTKQRSQESISQLHNTVDLIEYARKNVDDANLKLHQKFNSWVEWKSDGQSEGGQTEAEHIESRTLTIARNLSHQLQTTCLTLVSSLQGLPQNVQNQALSVARSASEVYDHFSKTSTLRDVSDNVLASSKSKLGKMKDSLDGIMDYLVNNTPLNWLVGPFYPRMTPPPSSSQAVGQKETPPTNMEMKPLDSNN; encoded by the exons ATGGCGTCGATGGAAGTTGTTCCGAGTCAG AGTGTGGTAACCAGGGTGGTCAGCCTTCCTTTGGTGAGCTCCACCTATGATTTGGTGTCCAATGTGTACTGCAACACAAAGGACAATCACCCATACCTCCGATCTGTGTGTGAGGTGGCTGAGATGGGGGTGAAGACTATCACGTCTGTGGCTATGTCCAGTGCCATGCCCTTCATTGGCAAGCTGGAACCCCAGC TTGCCATTGCAAATGACCTTGCGTGTAAAGGCCTGGACAAGATTGAGAAGTCCTTGCCAATCCTTCATCAGCCATCAGAGCAG attgTTGCCAGTGCTAAGAATGCAGTGACTGGAGCCAAAGAGGCAGTGGCGGTCACTGTAGGTGGAGCCAAAGATGGTGTGTCCCACACTCTCACTGGGGTCATGGACAAAACCAAAGGGGCTGTACAGGACAGCATGGAGAAGACTAAGGCCATGGTCAGTGGTGGTGTCGACACGGTGATGAGCAGCCATGTGGCTCACCTGCTGAGCACAGGAGTCGACGCAGCACTCAGCAAGTCCGAAACCCTGGTGGACCAATATCTTCCACTGACTGAGGAGGAGTTGG AAAAGGAAGCTAAAATGGTGAAAGGGTTTGATGCAAACCCCCAGAAGTCCAGCTATTACGTACGACTTGGGTCACTTTCTGTCAAGCTGCGCAAGAGGGCCTACCATCAGGCCATAGAAAAGGTGCGAGATACTAAACAGAGAAGTCAGGAGTCTATCTCGCAGCTACATAATACTGTGGATCTG ATTGAATATGCGCGAAAGAATGTGGATGATGCTAACCTGAAGCTACATCAGAAGTTCAACTCTTGGGTTGAATGGAAGTCAGATGGGCAGAGCGAGGGAGGCCAGACTGAAGCAGAG caCATTGAGTCTCGCACCCTGACCATTGCCCGGAACTTGAGCCACCAGCTGCAGACCACTTGCCTCACCCTGGTTTCCAGTCTTCAGGGCCTCCCCCAGAATGTGCAGAACCAGGCGCTGTCTGTGGCACGCTCTGCCTCTGAGGTCTATGACCACTTCAGCAAGACCTCCACCCTTCGGGATGTCTCTGACAACGTGCTGGCCAGTAGCAAGTCGAAGCTGGGCAAAATGAAGGACTCCCTGGATGGTATCATGGACTATCTGGTCAACAACACGCCCCTCAACTGGCTGGTAGGTCCTTTCTACCCACGGATGACCCCGCCACCCTCCAGCTCTCAGGCAGTTGGACAGAAAGAGACCCCACCTACAAATATGGAAATGAAGCCATTGGACTCTAACAACTAA